A window of Pirellulales bacterium genomic DNA:
TCGCCCGGATAGGGTGGTTCGATCTTTGTCACCGTCGCGCCGAAGTCGCGCAAAATCTGCGCGCAGAGCGGTCCCGGCAAGAGCATCGAGAGATCAAGAACGCGCACACCATCTAATGGAAGCATTGTCACTCGTCGCCAGGTCGTAGTAGTTTCGTTCGTTGATAGTTGGTTAACTGTCGCGATGCGCTTTGTACTTCGCCTGTCGCGCCAGCCCCTGCCGGTCCAGACGCGATCCCACGCGCCGCGCAATGCCGGGCCACAGACTGGTGAGCTTCGCCATCCAGCCTCGATAACGCGGCAGCGTCACTTCCAGCGGCCGCTGGCTCAGCACCCGACCGGTCAACACGTCGCACACTTCGTCGACGGTTAGCTGCCGACTACCGGAAAAGGTCAAGGCCGCCTCGCGATAATCGATCTGCAAGTCGAGCATCGGTGTCTGCACTGCGTCGGGGCAAACGGTGGTCACCGCCACGCCATGCGGCCGCAATTCCTCGGCCAGCGCGAGCGAAAACCCTCGCAGCGCGAACTTCGACGCCGTATATAGCGCGATCCCCGGCACCGGCGCTAAGGCGGCCAGCGAGGCAATGTTCACGATGTGCCCGTATCCCTGTTGCACCATCCGCGAAGCGGCGATCTGACTGCCGAACATGGCCCCCTTGGCGTTCACATCGATATGCAGCGACACAGCTTCGGGATTCGACTCATGCACGTAGCCGGGCTGAATCACGCCCGCGACGTTCCAGAGCACATCCAGCCTCCCGAACCGAGCCAGCGTCTCGTCGATCAACGCGCGCCAGCGTTCCACGTCGCGAACATCCAACTCGCGCAGGTGCGCACGATTCGCTGGCCAGCGGTCCGCAGCGGCAATGGCCTCCAAAGTCGGCAAGTCTTGGCCCGTCAGCACCAGCGCATGACCGGCCGCCAGCAACCGCCCTGCCAGGCAGCGGCCGATGCCGCTGGCCGCGCCGGTCACAAACATGATTTGAGGAGGCGACGCGGGCGACATGCTGCGGCACAACTCTTCGAGTGACAAAAGCGGACTGTCGCCGCTCCGTGCGGCGTGGTCGCCTGTGCCATCAAGATACCAAGTCGGCGATCAGCTTTCGCGGTACGGCTGATGCGCTTGATATAGCTTCAGGCGCGAGCGCGCCGCGTCGACCAGGTCAGGCCGCGAGATCTGCGCTTGGCTCAGG
This region includes:
- a CDS encoding SDR family oxidoreductase, producing the protein MSPASPPQIMFVTGAASGIGRCLAGRLLAAGHALVLTGQDLPTLEAIAAADRWPANRAHLRELDVRDVERWRALIDETLARFGRLDVLWNVAGVIQPGYVHESNPEAVSLHIDVNAKGAMFGSQIAASRMVQQGYGHIVNIASLAALAPVPGIALYTASKFALRGFSLALAEELRPHGVAVTTVCPDAVQTPMLDLQIDYREAALTFSGSRQLTVDEVCDVLTGRVLSQRPLEVTLPRYRGWMAKLTSLWPGIARRVGSRLDRQGLARQAKYKAHRDS